CATGCGTTTATTAATCCGTTGGATAATCGTTGCGTTTTCATTATGGGTGGCCGTTCAGTTGGTTCCTGGGTTGGAGAAGGACGGCAACCTGGGGACGTGGTTCATGGTAGCGGCTATATTTGGGTTGGTGAATGCGGTGATACGGCCGTTTGTCCTCCTCTTAAGCTGCCCGTTGGTCGTACTCACATTGGGACTGTTTGTGTTAATTGTCAACTGGGCCATGTTGTCGCTTACTATCTGGCTCTCATCATCGCTTGGCCTCGGCTTCACCTCCGATGGCTTCTGGGCCACTTTCTTCGGCGCGATCATCATCAGCATTGTCAGCGGCCTCCTCAGCATCTTCCTCAAAGACAGCAACGAAAAGGGGTAATACCCGCACTGATT
This genomic stretch from Candidatus Leptovillus gracilis harbors:
- a CDS encoding phage holin family protein, which produces MRLLIRWIIVAFSLWVAVQLVPGLEKDGNLGTWFMVAAIFGLVNAVIRPFVLLLSCPLVVLTLGLFVLIVNWAMLSLTIWLSSSLGLGFTSDGFWATFFGAIIISIVSGLLSIFLKDSNEKG